A single genomic interval of Corvus hawaiiensis isolate bCorHaw1 chromosome 5, bCorHaw1.pri.cur, whole genome shotgun sequence harbors:
- the SOD3 gene encoding extracellular superoxide dismutase [Cu-Zn] has product MLLILSLVTGLALSASGVMTDKETDPRQESLHEIQKQVNDLWQNLLYPVTRGNDTDGMIYATCEMKPSSKIDTDKPQVSGQVLFKQHYSYGRLEAIFYLDGFPLDNNQSSRAIHIHELGDLSNGCDSTGGHYNPFRVNHPRHPGDFGNFLPKEGKIRKYKTNLFATIFGPYSIMGRSVVIHEQEDDMGKGNNKASLENGNAGKRLACCVIGISNKNLWEEKLPEVMDKKKRGLNKRTYSQA; this is encoded by the coding sequence ATGCTTCTGATTCTTTCTCTGGTCACTGGGCTTGCCCTTTCTGCCTCTGGTGTCATGACAGACAAGGAAACTGATCCACGGCAGGAGTCATTgcatgaaatacagaaacaagTGAACGACCTCTGGCAGAATTTGCTCTACCCAGTAACACGTGGTAACGACACTGATGGGATGATTTATGCTACTTGTGAAATGAAGCCCAGCTCCAAAATAGATACTGACAAGCCACAAGTGAGTGGACAAGTCTTATTCAAGCAGCATTACTCATACGGAAGATTGGAAGCCATTTTTTACTTGGATGGGTTTCCATTGGATAACAATCAATCTAGTAGAGCTATACACATCCATGAGCTTGGAGACCTCAGCAATGGCTGTGATTCTACAGGAGGACACTATAACCCTTTCAGAGTGAACCACCCCCGTCACCCAGGAGATTTTGGCAACTTTCTTCCTAAAGAAGGcaaaatcagaaaatacaaaacaaacctGTTTGCCACAATCTTTGGTCCATATTCCATCATGGGCAGATCTGTTGTGATCCATGAGCAGGAAGATGACATGGGCAAGGGCAATAATAAGGCCAgtttggaaaatggaaatgctgGGAAACGTCTGGCTTGCTGTGTGATTGGGATAAGCAACAAGAACTTGTGGGAAGAGAAACTGCCTGAGGTTATGGACAAGAAGAAGAGAGGGCTCAACAAAAGAACATACAGCCAGGCTTAG